The nucleotide sequence TAGTCGATCTTAATCTGAAACCGATCATTTGGAATCTATCAGTCAAACAAATATCTGACCTCACCGCGATTCCGACTATTCAGAATTAATCAGTCAATCATATTACCGATCAATACTTGAAAAACGACTATTCAAAATTTATCAAACCCACTCCAATTATACCAAACATTATATATCAAATAAACCCTATTTCTATTCCGATTACTCGGCATCTCACTAAACTCGGCCTTCTCGGCCTTCCATTAACATCAACCAATATCCATCAAACTAATGGCACTTCCCCATTCAAACAAGTTTACCTAACAATAGGGTATATTTTACCATATCAAAACAATTAGGCTCCAGGCCATAATCACAAATCAAACAACATATCAAATTAACAAACAAAACAATATAATTATCAATCAACGCATGCACAACAGCATGTAATCAAAAGCATCATAAGTTGCTTTTCTCCAAAAACAGTAGCAAAATAAACATTACAAACATAAGCTCACCACAGGAGCAAAATAGTTTACCAACAAAATAACTGTCCAAACAAACACCACAACATCAGACATAAACCTCTTCAATATTTTCATCCCCCTACTCGGCAGCACCATTATCCTCCACCATAACCCCATCCTGCACTATCTTCCCTGGATCTATCTGAGAGAAATCCACTCTAGGAGCAAGAAACTTTGCTTGAATAGAAGCCCTTTCAAAACCTTCAATAAAAGAATCCAAAATCTCACCTTGTCTGCTCTTTTCCATCTCCTTCAACTTACTTGATAACTCAATCACACGAGCACTCATACTGGAAAGATCAGCTTCCTTTTTCTTAATGTCTTCTACTTCCTTCGAATAATTTTTCTTTGTCAATGTCAACCCCTTTTGTACCTCAGCCAGCTTGGCTTCAACCTCGGCAACCCTAGTAGTCCCCAAATCTAACTCCTCCTTCAACTTTGGATCAGACTTTTCATTCGCAGCTTTCATATGCTTCTTTTCTCGGCTACGACCCAAACTGGCCAGTCGCAGACCAACAACCTTATGCACACAAAACAAAAACAACTATCAACAGGATCACCAGCAAATATATCAACCAAAACAACACAATAAAAACACAATTACCTGCATATACTGGTCAATCGCCACATCCCCCACCTCGTCAGCTAAGATAACATCGGAGGGGGTCTGACAGACCTCATCAGCAATAATCATGAAGGTATAATCCTTCCCCCAAAGAGACGAACCCTCACACTGCTCAACAACATCATGCAACTTCTTCTGGTTATCATAAAATTTCTGAACTTCCTCTATTGGAATCTCTAGCCCATCATCAGAATCTTCGGACAAGTCCACTACGTCagcttttttcctttttaaaatcACCTTTTTCCTCCTCGGCTTTGGCTGATCAACCTCGCCAACACTGACCTTATCTGCGTGTGACGAAGATCCCTCTTTATCAAGACCTTTACTTCTCACCCGAGCCCTCAGACTCGCAGCAGACACGCCCGGATATTTACCACCTGCAACACAAGCAAAACTAACATTTGTCACAAATCTCAACAGTGATACAATAACCAAATTACAACCATTACCTAAATAATCTATAACAACCGCTTTATTATCCTCCCACTGCAGCACTTCATATACAGAAATCAACTCCTTACGATCAACAACCTCAGTCAAATATTCAATTACACATTTATTCCTTGCATTTATAACCTCCGGCCCCAGAATACTCTGAGGCTCCGAACACCACCAAACAGGAAATTTCTCCCCAAAATGCTCATCCATATAAAAAGGGAACTCTCCCTCAACATTTCTAACATTTACATACAttttcttgaaatttttgaaagaggATTTTAAAGTTTGAAAACAGCAAAACGGGGTGAACTATTCAAGTTCACCGAACCCCCCTTCCAAACCCCTTTTGCTTGAAATAATGAAAAGAATAACTCTACTGTTGGTTCCTCCTCCAGAAACTCCATCAGAATTTCATAACTACAAAGGAATGCCCACCCATTAGGGTGAAGTAGGGAAGGTGCACAATTAAGCTGCTTCAAAACCTGACACTCAAAATCCGTAAACGGCAGCTTCACCCTCAATTCCTCTAAAACACTATTATACATATAGAAAAACTCAAAACCCTCCCCTCTATGAAAAACCCTGTCACCTGATGAACAGGAAAGTAGCTCCACCCGAACCCCAGCACCTACCCTAACAATCTTACTACTATCAATCTCTTTCACAGCTTCCTCATCCAAAAATAGAGATGCACGACTCTTCACGTCCTCATTAACCCAATCATAGGACCAGTCAACCttctcttttttctccttttcgAAACCCATCAGTAACCAACAAATGatgaaggaggaggagaagaaaaacAGACAAATGCAGAAGGAAGAACAAAGAAGTAAGAACATACCTCTCTTACTCATTTTGATTCAAAACGTCTCTGATAAACAAAAAGAAATGGAGCCAAAGTGAAAACCTTCAAGATTTCAAGAGTGTTTTAATTAAACACACTTTACCACCTATTTCGATTCCACTGCCCTCAAATCAAATCAGTTACATAAAAAAAAGTGGACTACATTGGAACCACGGACGTGCATTTAATTCTGTCTCTAGGCCACTAAACATCATTATCTACCATCATTAACTGTTTAATAAAGCAATTTGAACTGGGGGGCTACAGGGTCTCACCTAATTGGCCGAGTTACTCGGTCACTAAATAACCGATCTATGTCTCAttaagctcaacctgcttcattaaacaCATTTTTAGGCTAAACTTGGGGCTATGATCTGACTGTTACAAATATAACTCGGCATCATGACTCATAACTCGGCCATATAATGCAAAGTTCGGCGTTACGCGTTACAAACCGAGTTCAACGGCCTACATACTAGAATCAAAACGTCAGAATCAAACATCATCTCCCATTAAGCCTTATTATTATTCTTCAATTCAGACAATGAAGCAGATACATAACCGACCTGTCTCACTCCGCATATAAAGGTATAACATCTTCTCCTTAAGaacacattgaattctcaatactgacttaagcttcggagtgcctttgcaagtACACTCCCTCCTTGTTTCTTGTTCACGCTCTGCACAATTGGACATCCCCTCGGAGTGAAGCTCGGACTTCCCCAAGGCTTAAAGATCGGCACCGAAAATAACAACTCGGCGTCGATTCCCAGGAGTCGAGCTCCCCCttcaggtatccatacaagaacagaAGATAATGTGACTCAGATAATGTGACTCttcttataaaaaaatttattaaagtgCTCGACTAATGAATGAGACCAATTATGCAATTAAGTAATTATGAAAAAGCTTAGAAAACACTAGTATGCTATGCTATTTCTTTGTTCCTTCCTTGGTGGAAAAAAGGTGCACGTGCGTGACCACCTTTTCTTTCATTTGGTGGAGTGGAATGGGAGAGAAACCTGGTCAACTACTTCAGTCATGAGGAATTGAGGATAACATTGCCAAGTAGTGGCTTGCATTTTGGGATTTCATTAGGAATCCATTAATCGACAGTATGTTtttccaaaaaaagaaaaaaactaatcTGGGCTAAGATTGGTGATATGAaatagcttttttttttattaagaaaactAGGTATAGTCTAGAAATTAACCTAGGCTgcacgcggatcggatcggatcatggccaaaatttcgatccgatccgcactaaaatcatcggatAGGATTGGATCCAATATCCGTAATTTTTAaggttggatccgatccgatccgatccgatccacacATTTGCGGATTGGATCGAATCGGatgatatatccgcaaaacacaaaaatatttttaaaagcttatttttattaaaaaatatcaataaaattcattttctattcttttaatgtttgctcttaaaataatattaaacatgctttttttaaataataaattaaaataatacaacatatatgataattattagttgaaataaaatataaaaaaatatttatttatttatttttttatttttgcggatacgcggatatgcggataccaacacaaaatccgcaatccgatcctatTAGTGTgctgatccgatccgatccgatccgaaagTCTTGCAAATTGGATTCATATCCGCAATTTTCAAATCGGATTCGGATAAataccgcggatatgcggatcggatccgatctaTGATCACCCCTAAATTAACCAGTAGAAAGACATAATACGAAAATGGATTCAAAAACTTTAATATATAATAGAAAATGTGTTAATTCCCCATAACGACATGATAATAAGGTGATTTGTCTAAGTATACAAGAGAAGACAAATTACAATTAGTGATGTTGTTGGGATAGAAATCGCATTAAGATCTCTTCGGGGTTGAAATTGCTAATAGAAATAGGTTTAGCTAACATGCAGGTACATATATTAAGATtactattaattaaaagaaaaaggaaaaaaaagagtaGTTGTATATATTAAGTGAAAAggtagtttaatttaatttgttataGGGGAAACTTCATTCTTTTGTGGGAAGGAAAGAGCAATTGGAACGTGTGATTAAGATAATTTGTAGATTAACGAAGAACAACCCTTGTCTTGTTGGAGAACCTGGAGTTGGCAAAACAGCAATCATAGAGGGCCTTGCTCACAGGATTTTGAGTGGCTCTGTTCCTCAAAATCTCAGAGGAAAGAAGGTCATACTCATGTTTTTTACACCcaataaattttgtttttgacaaaataaattttaacatttatttttgacaaaataaactcctaaatatCAGTTGTATTTGACAAAATAATCTAAACTCTAAAATGAGGGTAACGATTAGTCTATTTTGTCAAACGAAAACTGATATTAGAAGTTCATTATATAAAAAACAAATGTTAGGTCCATTTTGTCATAATCAAAATCTTTTAAatgtcaaaataattatttaccCTTAATTAGTGCTTTCAGTGACTTAAGAAAAAGAGAATTCAACTTGGCATATTTTTTATGATCAGGTAATCAAATTGGACGTTGCTAATCTTTTGTATGTTATACAAAGTCAAGGAGATTTCGAGAATATCATTAAGCGTATAATTAAGGAAGTTGGGCAAAGTGGGGATGTGCTACTTTTTGTGAAAGAGGTTCAAAACATTTTTGAAACATCATCTTCGGCCCAAAATTTTGCATACCATTTGGGACATGCCCTTGAAAGAGGTGTTATTCAGGTACTCTTCTATTTTCCCTAAGCATCATTTAATAaagtttaatttgtatatatatagtGCATTTTTACTACAACATAGGATTTTTACTACGTATAATTTGTATATAAAGTTTAATTGGTTGATAATAAAGAATGAATAAGTAATTTCTTTTGCATCATTGCCTGGCTCATCAGCAATATATATAACAGTTATTGAGTGACAATTACATGCTTCAAATGAGTTTCTTCTTCTCAAATAATCCAATAAATTTACCatgatagatatatatatataaatctagATCAGCATATATTCATCATAAGAAATAAATTGGATTAAATTATTTGTAGGCATCAATTCTTCTGCGGAGGCAAATGTAAGCCAAGAACCTGAAGCACATAGCCATGGCTAGCACAACCCAAACTTCTTTCAAGCCACCTTTCAAGTTAACAGTGCTAAATGTTGGTGAACTTTGCAAGGGTCTGCACCCTCCCTCACTTTCACAGTCATATAATTGGTCTCCGGAATACTGCACTTTTAGAAGAAGCCTGAATCCGTAGAATAAGTAGGATAAATACTTCAACCACTGCATGAACTTTGGTATGTGCTGCAACAAAGAAAAGTTGAAAACCttgaatatatatataagttatgAGCAAGTCATAGTTATATAGTTCATTCACAAAAAAGTGACTTGTATATTGTTTAGTTATGTTAAATCTTTATATTATTTTTACAGCTAAAATTACCTTAATAGGCAAGAAATTGATTATCTGGGAAAATGATTAGTCTCTTTCATTAAAATCATTGATtataagattaaaaaaattataatgttaGCTAGTCTTACATTGATTACTATTTTACACAcgaacaataacataaataaaaagaCAAATAACTTTGTCTAGTTGTCATTTTGCAAAATCAGTACATATTTTGCTCTATATTTGTACCTATTAATCTACTTGTATTTATAGAACACTTAAAGTGAGTTATGTTCTGCTTATTCATAAAGTAACATTTCTTTTTGGTGTCTACAGAGTAGTATTTTatataaaagtataaaaaaatgtATAACTTATCCAACTGCTACTTGATAGTGAAATAATTTCTCCATTATTTGCACTTTATAACAGCTTATGGATTAAAAAACAGTAACATTTGCAGCCATCTAATCTAATAATCAGTAACACAAAATACATACATGTTGAAAGGgagttaaataatatatatacttaattatacacaaatatatagcGACTAATTTGACGATTGATTTTTGATACGGACGTAATATTTTTGTAACAGTTGGCACCATACCTGGACATAGTAGCCACCAGTAAGAAGGAACAACATAAGCACCAAAGAAGCAGCCATGCCTGCTCTTTTAATACTCATAACTGCAGCTCCAAACAATTCTCCAGCGCCCTGACTGGTGACGGCGATTAACAGAACGGAGAAGAGAGTCAAGAAGAAGCAGGCCACGGTCCTCTTGAAGCCGGCCATGAAATAGACAATGATCATGAAGAAAGTGGGATAGAAAACATGCGCCACCATGTCACACAGCGTGCTGCATGCGTAGTATACGCTTAATCTATACATGTCTGCTTTCCTTTCTTTTATCAAGTATATCTTTTCGAATGGAAACACGTACACTGCTCCAAAAATGCATGTAGATGTCCAGAATATACATATATAGAACATTAAACCAACCTGCACACGTGCAATATCATCAATATTCAAATCTCGCTTACTTGGTGTGTCCATATTACATAACATATATATCAAGTACCTAATTCAAAAAGTTTGATTCATTCTGAAAAGTGAAAAACATATTCAAGAAATAGATAATTTTATCAGCAAAATAACATAATTTCACTCCATTCATGGCGAAAACATTAGTCTTTTATAACTTTATAATTTTATCTTGTCAATTTAAGTGTATAATATGATGTGGAGTAATACCCTCAAATAATTTCCTATGAATTTTTTTGTAGGATATTTTAGTCCCTGataaattttaattacaaatctagtctcaagcttttcattcTGTTAGATAAAATAGTTGAAAAAaaagttcttttattttttttaaataacatagaaactaattaaattaaatttgttaGTTTCCAATACGAGAGTTTGATGTCAGAATTTACTTGTCTAATAAAGTAAAAAGTCAAAAGAATAGAATGGAAGTTACTGACCTGATCTCTGAGTTGAGCCTCAGTGTTGGTTGAGGATTTCCACCAAAGTAATCCCAACAAGAGTGCAATGCCAAGTGCTTGAACTAGCCTTAActtatcaaaatagtccttgcATCTTGCTCTGAATGTTCTCCTAGAAAGAATCACAAATTGGTCCAACCAACTCAATGTCCACTCCTTCTTAACTTGAATTGCTTGTTGAAGATGCTCTGCTGTTGTTGCTGCTCCATGGTTTTCCTTTTCCTTTGGCTCCAACAAAGCtttatactttatttttagaTACTAACATCATTAACAAAAAGTtaacaactaaataaataaataacaaatgtGGTTGTAGTGAATAATTCTTACATTAATAACCGCTCTAGAAGGGTCATTAGTTAGTTGATCTTGCAAAACTTCGGCTGGAAAACTTATATCGTTGACTTGTCCGGTAGCCAAGTCGAGCAAGAACTCGGCCGGATTCATCGGTATCTCCGGCATGAACCTCAAGGAAGAGAAGTAGTCCATTGATTCTCTGGCCTTACCATAGTAAACCGGATAGCCTTCTGATATCAGAAGAAGTTTGTCAAACATGTGAAAGATTCTGCTTGATGGCTGATGTATTGTTGTAATTATGGTCCTTCCTGCCTATACACAAAATTACATACattctttttattgttttatCATATAGtatatagaatttaattttgacgcCGATATTGTAAAAAAGTTTTGCCGTATATCCAATGGGAAGTGCTAGCTAAATAATGACCATtttaaacaatatgaacaatcaccaatcaaataaaaatacactagattttaatttaatgctactaattaaatttaagattaatttactcttttaaccttaTTAATTCATATTGTTCACATATTGTTCAAAAATGTTGTTGGTTGCTTATACTTTTCCATATCGAATTACGTAAGCGAAatagaataactactttttacatTGATCGTGCAAATAGTCATAGAAAAATTTATATGATTAGATgactatataaaatattttaggtttaattactttattagtctctatagtttcactaaattttcaattaggtccttatacttttttttctttttaattgagtccctacaaTGCTTTTGTTTTTGTAATTAGGTCTTTTTCATgtcaaaaatattaagaaaaaatgaTAAATCGATCATTGACTTTTTAATTCGTGAACATTTAAGACCCTGCAAATTTTAAAATACATTTAAGTTCATGACCTCTTCAAAATTTGGACACATAGATCCCTAGGTCTAATTTGTTCCATTTTAAAAACTATCTCACGTGTACACCCGTATCAACTAGGTTGGTACAACAGGAGTGACGTATGATTTTTTCGTTGGGTTGAGAGACCTAAGTAAATATGAGGGATCGATATGTCCAAGTTTTGAATAAGTCAGtaacttaaatatattttcaaattctCGAGGACTTAAATGTCTACGGATTAAAAGGTGAAAgacttatttatcatttttttcaaatattaaatTAACCGAATATTTCAACGAAAAATATGTGGTCAAAGtctaattagatttttaattatggATACCTTCAATTTTGTGGAGAAATATTGAGTTAATTCTAATAATTTACTAGGAAgaacctaattacaaaattaaaagtaatatatggaccaattgaaagaaaaaaaatataaaaacctaaTGATTTTACTAACAAAATAATCAAACCAATATTTTACGCAAATTaccaaaattaaactctaatatATATTCCCCATTTTAATTAATCCCATAGATTCAACAACGTTAATTAAATACCTTGGCAAGCCCCTGAAGAGTGACAAGAAGTTTGTTTGCTGAGGTGGAATCAAGGCCTGAAGTTGGTTCATCAAGCAGTAGCAATGAAGGATCAACAAGAATTTCATAACCTATGCTTGTTCTCTTCCTTTCCCCTCCTGATATGCCTTTCAGATATCCCCCTCCTATTTTTGTGTTGCGACATCTATACTTGCACAAGTGATGAATTATTAGGAACAAATTGTTAAGCTTTGGTTAAAGTTTTCACTAAAGATTATTTCGCATATAATTGATGAAAAAAAATGTTATCTGCACACTAAATATTAGTTATCAAATCAGTTCGTACGTATTTATGTATGAATacatgtattatttaatttatttttactgTGTATttgatattttaatatgtatactATATAAATGACTAATTCAATAGATAATTTTAGATATACACATAACATGATTGATTAACTATAAAAGAACAAAAATTTGTAGAATATATTCAAAATTTCGATTCGTTTGATAAATCTAGATAAATAATGGATCATTTTGTGAAAGTAGATaatttttattttggaaaaacatCTTACtcgtaaaatttttttatattattgaaaATCTAAATTCTTAAGATTATATTTGATATTTCTATGAATTAATATACATTTCAAAACCTACATATTTTCTAATTTTGTTTGAACTTTTATTTTTTCACGAGTAATTTTACCAGCAAACACAGACATTTTTTGTGTTCCACACAATTTCATATGTGTgcaaagatatgataaaaaaaaacaaacctTTCAAGGCCTAGCTGCTTGATAGTGGTGTCCACTTTTGCATATTTTTGCTGCTTGCTCATATTAGTTGGTAGCCTTAATAATGCGGAGAAAACTAATGTTTCTTCAACAGTTAATTGTGGAAAAAGAATATCCTCTTGTGTCACAAATCCAATCCTATAAGTCAACGGAGAAAAAGGCACAACAATAACACTATTAGTACATATTTAAGTTTTAAAATATATATGAACAATAATCTTGTTATATGTATGccctttttgtttttcatatCCTTGAAAAAATGTGGTCACTTTTGCAAGAATATacaataatttgaaaaaaaaagtaaaacttttgaaaaagaaaaaacttcggaaaaaaaacgttaaaaaagaaaaaagtaattaGGTAAACAAGTGATACAATTGTGTTTTTTAAGTAAATggataaaaatataaacaaaatagtATAAATATGACAAAAATATTCTTTCTTTCTCTGAACAATCTTTAAATGTACGATCTAATATTAAAATCTTTTTATATATGTGTAGGAAGGTTGTTATAAGTTATAACCACTTAACCTCCTCTTGACAGCTGGCGTATAACGAACATCGTTGTAGGTGATTTTTCCTTTTACATTGTCAAGTAATCTTGCTCCTATGACTCTCAACAAGGTTGTTTTGCCACTCCCAGAAGGACCCATTAGTGCTAGAATTTCACCAGGTCCAATGCTTCCTGTTATACCCTTCAAAATCTTCTTGTATTTATCATCACCTTCcccattattattcttattttctctaGTTACCTTTGATACTATTCTCTTCACAGGGTTTTTCGAAGCTGCTCGTGTATTGTTTCTCACTTTAAACTCTACATCTTCAAACTGCAAATTTATGTGAATTCAGAAAATGTAGCAAGCAATTAATATAGTTGTGATTACAAACGAAGAGAACAAAAATGCTAAGCCgtttaatttgtattttatttaatcaGATTGATTAAGTTAAATGACCAACTAAATAACGATATAAGATatggttatttattttgttaatatGACAAtatataattagatttttaagtaaaaaaaatttatgctCTAAAGTTTAAATAGATTCGACAGTAATCATTCTACTAAAATAATATGTAAATAGAAATCGAATTTAAAACCTTATAAGATttaagtcttttttttttaagtattacGTTAACTATCCTTACATAGAAATAAATTCCAATCGACTTCAAATTGGTGTAATTTCAGATTTGAAATAAAGAAgaaatgtgaatttgataatgCCTCTATAGTTTAACGAATAAACGCTGTTAACCCCATAACTTGTAATTTCTAAATAAGTACGGAGAAACTATGTCATTCGAGATATAGTTAGTTGGCTGAAATCTCAAATTCTTGAAACTATATATATACAagctatatataaaataaaatgatgAAGACATTAATTAATCTCAAGTACCTTGAGATATATGGGGAGAGGGCCAATTTGATTGAAACTGGAATCATCAATTTGAATATCAATCTCAGAGCAGTTGTTGTGAAAGTATGAATGAGACAAAAACTCATTATTGTTGTGAGAATAGTCATTATTGTTGCACCCTTCAATTCTCATAGAACCCACTAAGGGAGGTGACATTATTGAAATGTCTTCAATTTCAGCATCCTCTCTTCTAGTTTCCATTACCTGGGAAGTCATTAAAAGCTAGTTTTGAAGCTAAGTCTCTAATAGCTAGCTAGTACCccaaaaaatagaaattaaaaaaaataataatgataaaatttcttttttgattTTTGATGAGTCAACTGCATCAGACCAAGAGCTTGCCTATTTCACAGGTTATTATATGGTAGCAAAATTTTGGTTGGTATGCCACATACTTTTCATGGCATGTTGTTGGTGTGAACCTCACATTAACATACCCTTTAAGCCAATATGATGGTATGGAATAAAAGAACACTTGAACATGTCaagaaaatgaataaaattttgtttgGTTAAGAAACTATACATTTATAAAATTCACTTCTTTCGGCATTACGACATTCCATTCATAGTGTGTCATTCATTGGTTTGctacttttcatataataccaaCAGTTCCTTCCAAATGTGTATGGTTTTAAAGAATGTGAATTGCAACTTAACATAAGAGACAAAAGAACAcctattttttgaattatttatcCTAGGAGAAACATTAGGGGTGAAAAGGGGGTTCTAGAAAGAAATTAAACAAACATTGTGTAATGATAAATTTATCATAGGAGGTACAAAATCTCTTGGCGTAATAACTATATCCTATTTGAAATGATTTTTGTTAGAGAGTCAATaaaatatttgtataatgtgtacaatggactaTTTATTTGGCCTATAggttaaaaaatgaacatcacccatactatctagaataaccatccgggtattagggataataaacatctcatgtcatgaaaccactcatcccaaaagcttaagtTGATTTTataccatgtcatgaaaccactTATCCCAAAATCTTAAGCTGATGGGAAaaagtaacactaatggttatatctctaatattgaATCAGACATCCCTAAacctctattgtacacattgtacaactattctattggctccctatacttcctcATTTGAAATTGATTCGCACTTCATAGTTCGGACTAACACTTAAGGAATTACGCAAAAATATCGGATAGTAATAAAATGCTAAAATTGATTATGAAACAAATATTATATACTTTTTTTTGGTTGGTCTAGGTATCTTCTAAGCCGATTAATCCGTCACGAATCTAAACTCTATTTAACGGTCT is from Arachis ipaensis cultivar K30076 chromosome B01, Araip1.1, whole genome shotgun sequence and encodes:
- the LOC107645413 gene encoding ABC transporter G family member 26-like yields the protein MTSQVMETRREDAEIEDISIMSPPLVGSMRIEGCNNNDYSHNNNEFLSHSYFHNNCSEIDIQIDDSSFNQIGPLPIYLKFEDVEFKVRNNTRAASKNPVKRIVSKVTRENKNNNGEGDDKYKKILKGITGSIGPGEILALMGPSGSGKTTLLRVIGARLLDNVKGKITYNDVRYTPAVKRRIGFVTQEDILFPQLTVEETLVFSALLRLPTNMSKQQKYAKVDTTIKQLGLERCRNTKIGGGYLKGISGGERKRTSIGYEILVDPSLLLLDEPTSGLDSTSANKLLVTLQGLAKAGRTIITTIHQPSSRIFHMFDKLLLISEGYPVYYGKARESMDYFSSLRFMPEIPMNPAEFLLDLATGQVNDISFPAEVLQDQLTNDPSRAVINYLKIKYKALLEPKEKENHGAATTAEHLQQAIQVKKEWTLSWLDQFVILSRRTFRARCKDYFDKLRLVQALGIALLLGLLWWKSSTNTEAQLRDQVGLMFYICIFWTSTCIFGAVYVFPFEKIYLIKERKADMYRLSVYYACSTLCDMVAHVFYPTFFMIIVYFMAGFKRTVACFFLTLFSVLLIAVTSQGAGELFGAAVMSIKRAGMAASLVLMLFLLTGGYYVQHIPKFMQWLKYLSYLFYGFRLLLKVQYSGDQLYDCESEGGCRPLQSSPTFSTVNLKGGLKEVWVVLAMAMCFRFLAYICLRRRIDAYK